One Candidatus Rokuibacteriota bacterium genomic window, GATCAAGCCGCGCGGCCTCCTGGATGGCGTCCCAGAAGCCGAGGCCGCCAAACACGTACCGCCGTGCGAGCTGGTGCGCGGCCTCGAACAGATCGCTCTGCGACCCCATGGGCGTCACCTCCTTTCGGTGCGTGGGGTGTGCCCCAGGGCCAGAGGCGATCAGATTCAGGGAACGCGCGGAGCCGCGATGAGCCCGCGCCAACGCGCGGAACACGCGGGAAGCGCCAGGACCAACGGGTGGGCGGGTGGGGGCGTGGCCCGCAGGGCCACCAGAACGCTCAGACGAAGCTCGCGTGAGACCGGGGCCAAGCCGTGCGCTCGTTCCTTGCACGGCGCCGGGCCCGCCGTGACGCTACGGCATCAGCTCGCGCTCAACCCGCTTAATCGCGGCAGGCGACGTGCTCGCCTTTTCGCACGGCGCATGACGCGCCGCCGAGCGACGCGCTACCGCTGACTGGGACTGGGCGGGCGGGATGGCGGCGAAGCCGCCAGGCCCTCAGGCGGGCCGGGCGAGTCGCCGCGCCTGGTAGGCCTGCCAGATGCGCCGCCACTCGGGCGATGAGAGCGCGGAGCCCTTGACGCGCTGGCGGCGGTAGAGCCACGCGCCCAGGCGAGGGAGCACCCGCGTGTCAGCGTGGATGACGTCGCGGAGAAGGGCATTGGCCAGGAACCCCGGTGTGAGCGCCACCTCAAGCTTCGCCTTCTGGATCTGGTAGTGGCTCCACGCGACGCCGGCCTGGTCGTGGGAGAGCCGGAGCGCGTAGAGCCGCTTGCCCAGCGCAGCCAGCTCAGCTAGCGACGCGCAGCCTTCGATCTCGGCAATCAGCGCACGGAATGCTTGATCCTGGTGAGCCTCCCAGGTGTCGGCGACGCCGCAGCGCGGGCAGGACGGAAGCTCAGCCGCCTCGTCATCCGCCTCGTACTCCAGCCCGCAGCCGGGGCACCGGATCCCCTCGGGGTGGATCGAGCCCAGCCGGTGCCAGGCATCCGGGGTCAACGCGGGCTCGTCTTCAGCGGCCCCGGCATCGAGCGGGAGGACGCCCTCAGTCGTCACCCACTCGGCGCGACCGTTGAGCCGCTCGGCGTGGGCGAGGGCATCGGCCTCGGAGGCCTCCTCCACCCGCGCCAGGTCCACCACCAGCCAGTAGAGTTCCTGGAGGACAGCCTGGAGCCCACGAGCTCGGGCCTCGGCCTCGTAGTGGGCGATGACCTCGGGCCCGGCCTCGAGGGCCAGGAGCAGCTCGCCCAGCTCGTAGGCCTCGCGGGCCGAGCAGCGGAGGCGGCGCATGAGACGCTCTACCCCGAGGCGGACGGGCTTGCCGTCGTCCAGACGCTCGTGAGGCACCAGCACCGTGTCCCCGACCAGGACGCCCTGCTCGAACCAGAGCCGCTCGCCCTGGCTCAAGCCGGAGATGTGCGAGAGCAGCTCATGCACCGGCTCGCCCTCGGGGACGACGAAGATCCGGCCGAGCGCCGTGAGCCCGGGCTCCCCGCTCTCCGAGGCCTCCGCCACCCAGCGGAACGCCGTGACCGGACCGAGAGTGCACGCCTCCCACCGGCCGCCGGAGAAACGAGGCGGCTCCGCCCCGCCGCCGGCGAGGACCACGGCCACTGGCTTCCCCGCCCGCGCGGCCTCCCGCGCCGTGAAGACCGACCCGCGCGAGGGGCCCCAGAGGAAGGCGACCACGCCAGCCGACTCCCGCGCCAGCCGACGCGAGCGGGAAAGAAGCGCCGCGCGCCCGGAGCCGGAGCCCTCCACCACCCGCCCGCCGCGCCGGACGAACACGCGAACGAGCCCGCTCGGCGCCTCAGCCAAGGAGCCGGGCAGGAAGACCACCGAGCGCGCGCACGCCTTCCGCCCCGCGGCCAGCACAGCGCGAAGGGCGTACTCATCCGCGCCCCTGGCGCCGCCTGACCCGATCCCCCAGCCCCGGCCTAGGAAGAACCGAACCACCTCAGCCACCTGGGACGCCCAGGCCTCCGGAAGCGCCCGAGCCCCGACCACCGCGACGAACCGATCCGCTGCCATGGCAGCACCTCCTGAACACCAGCCGCGCCGGAATTGACGCGGCGCCTGCGAGCGCCGGCCCGCAGGCGAGGCCGAGGGACCGCCCCAGCGGAGGGCGGCCCTCTCCTCAGCGATCAGGAAGCTCGCGCGCGATCGGAGGCGGAGGGCGTCAGGTGAATCGAGTGAGCGATGGGGAGGCAACAGCGGCAGATGGACCAGCCAGGGCCGCCCGGAGCGGTTTCGCCCCAGTCACCCGAAGGGCCGAAACGAAGTGGAGGACCCCGGAGGCCGCGCGCCGGTGAGGGATAAGTGGAGGGGACCCAGGTGGGCTTCGCCCACAGGGGCGGAGGCCGTTTATGCTCACCGGCGCGAGAGCCGGAGGGGTTGACGGGGGCGAAAGGGGCGGTACACTCGGACGAGCTGCGGCCGGGCGAACCTTCCGCCTCAACTCGCGGAGCGATCGCGGGCCGCTTGGCGTTACCTCACGGATCGACCGCGGCCGGTTGCCTCGGCCGCCACCACATGCACTACCGCCCGGGCCGCGTCGCTCAGGCTGGCGCTCGACCGGGGCCAAGCCGTGCGCCGTCTCTCCTGCAAGGCGCCGGCCCCGCCCGAGACCGTCGCATCACTCCGGGCTCACAGTCTCCGCGTCGCTCACGCCCGCGCTCTGACGGGGCCAAGCCGTGCGCTGTTCCCCTGCACGGCGCCGGCCCCGCCACCAACCGCGTGCTTCACCCCGGGCTCACAGCGCCGGATTTCTGATCAAATCATTGACGGCTGCGGCCATCAGCTCACGTCGGGTCACGAGAAAATCTTGGAAGCGATCAAGTTTCCAGAGCGAGCGGTCCTTGGGAATACACTGGGCCTCAAGGCGGTCAGGATGCTGATCGGCGATCTCCGCAAGGTATTCATCAGGCGGCCGCTTCGAAATCTGGCGGTTCGGACGAGCAGCTAGGAACGCCAGGTTCGCAATTTCGTCGCGGTCTTTTCTCCGAACACCCGCTTCTTTCAACAAAGCCTTGGGGAAAATATGATGTATGTGGATCTGCTGCTCCTCTCCCACAACGTCGGTCCCCAGCGCAATCCCTCGGAACCAGTCCTTGGCTCTTCGCTTCCGAGCAACCGCGTACGTCATCGGGAAAAGCGGATTTCTCCAGCCCGCGTCATCAAACTCGTCGGCGCTCACCTCAAGGGAGCCCAACGGCCCAAGATTTTTTACAAGCTCCGCAATGGGGTCCGCCGCACCGAAGGCCTTCAAGTCCTCGTCCAAACCCGTTTCGAGGCTTACACTGTATCGCCCGCGGAGTGACGCTAGGTAGAACCACCGCAGTAAGCCCGTCTCTACGTCTTTGACAATCTTCCGTTGCCGGTCAAAATACGCCGCAATCGGGATGAGGGCATTCAACGATGGGAGCCATTCGGAAGACTCAAACCGGGCGTTCTGCCGCACGAAATTGACAGCGCTGTCAACCGCTCTTTCGGTCCTCTCCCATATGCCCCTGAGTTCGTCCTGGCTTTTCTTCCAAAACTCCGTAAGATATCGGAATCGGCTCTGACGCGTGCCGATGGCAATGAAGGCACGCATTAGGAAGCGCGCATCAAGAGAAAAGCCGAGTCCCTCGTATTCATCCAGCGCGTTTTCGAACTTTTCAACGATAGCCCCAGGAAGCCGCAATGCAAGCTGAGCCAGGACTAGCTCAGCGGCTCTGAGTCGCGTCCCTGCAGAATTCACCCGTATAAAAAGCTCAGTTACTTCCTCGTAGTCGTCGCTCCGAAAGATCTCAATGGGGAACTTATACTCCCCGACCCGCTTGAGCTTTTGCAGGCGGTCAAGATAGATCTGACTGCGTGGGTCGTTCAATCCTGGCCCACCGGCCGCTTCGATCCCTCGAAGGATCTCAAGGTCAGGCTGTTCGTTGTTGAAGACAGCCCGAAGCGGAACCCAGAGCGGGTCAGCCTTCAGTCGGCGGTGGTACAGCTGGAACTGTTCTGCGTCGAGGTTGAAATACACCTCGATGCCGTCCTGGCCTTTCACCAAAGCCTTATAGAGAGAAGTAACTCGCTGCTGGCCGTCGAGAACAATCTTCGGCTGACCGGGGCTCGGAAGGCGGGGAGCCTCGACACCTTCAAGGTGTTTCGTGATCGGCAACTCGACAGTGTCCCAGAGCAAGATCTGGCCGGCCGGGTACTCACGGTAGAGCGAGTCTACGAGCTTGGTAACCTGGGGTCCCTTCCAGACGTAAGCGCGCTGGATTTCAGGCAGGAGCACCTGCCCCCGTTCGATCTCATCGAGTAGTTCCCTGACCTTCAGCGGGTGCCCGATCATGTTTGCGCCTCCTCCTAACAACCAAGGAGCCTCGGCGTGATTGTCGGCCCAAAGCTCTTGCCCAGCCCCTCACTCGGCTCAATCTACTGCCCTTCGCTCGTGGAACGGCCCTTGCCCGCCAGGTAAGCCTCCAGCGCTTCCACCACAGCATTATTCAAATTCAGCCCCGACTCCTGGCAGTACCTCATGAGACGCCACATCAACTCCGGTGGCACGCGGAGCCCACGCTCTGCCGCGACAATCCGAAGCCAATCACGATTGACAGGATCCGCATCCACGTTAATCAGGCGAGGCTTCTCTCGGCGCCGCCGCATTGACACGCTCTTCGGCTTTGCTGTTCTACGGTCTTTCTGCATCCTACCGACCTATTTTCACCTCAAGGGATTGAAGCACGCTTGCTCACTGCTGAACCTACGATCCTGTCTCACGACGACTGCCACCTAAGGATAACAACACTCTCCCGGGCTGGCGCACGCCCAAAGTATCCCATCTGCTGCGCGCTGTTCCCTCGATGGCGAATCACCCAGGAATCTTCACGGGTATAGCCTAATCCCTCACCAATCTGAGCCAGGTGCTCGTCCACTTCGACCATGACGCCTGCGTGGCGAACATTGCCAACCACGAAAGCAAGCCGAGAGCCTTTTCGGAGGTAAGGCTTCAGAGCCTGAAGCATCAAAAAGCAATCTTGAAAGTACCCCTCAATCATCGGCGGGACACGGCGGTCTGTGACTGGAGCCTTGCGAAGCTGTCTGAGAGTCATCCCCAATTGGGGAGGCGGAACGTAGCCATTCATCGGAGAACTCGGAGCCTTGGCCTCGACATGCGAACGAAACGACTCGTATCGGAGCTGCTTCAAACCCTCGCCATCGCAGAAAGCCAAGAGAAGTTCAGGTGCAAAGACGCGCGAGTAGTCATGGCGATTAGGATAAGGCGGCGAACACACAACCGCCGACACTTTTCCTAGGTTGGTGGGCGGAAACCTAGCATCACCCTGGACTACTTCCCACCTCCCGGAAGACCTTCCTGGGGCAGACCTCGCGCGCACGTCAGAGATCATCAGCGAGACGATCCGATCCATTCGCTCAAGCAGGTCCTTACCGGATGGTCGCCTCTGGGTCCACCGGAGCCAACCTCCGTCTGACTGTGCTCGACAGACTTCCCGCATTGCCCGCAGATACGCCACCTGAAGAAACTCTCGATGATTCCGTCGAGACGCTGAGAGGATACCTTCACGGACGGCGACTAACCAGCTCCACGCCGTGGGGGTAAAAGCGCGCCTCACGAGTGGGAACTCATGGGGAGGAACCGAAGTGGGTCGCTTCGGGATTCGCGCACGAACATCCTGCCAAGCGGCTTCGAGTTCATCGGGATTATAGTTGGCAATCTTGACCTTGCTTACCAGTACCGAAAGCGGAAAAACATCCAATCCTATGGCTGGTATTCCGTGGTCTTTGGCAACCACAAGCGTCGTCCCCGCGCCTACGAACGGGTCGAAGATACGGTCATCAGGGCCAAGGTTCCATGCTTTGACCAGCTTTTCGACAAGGCTGTGGGAATAGCTATGGGGGAACACAAACCAGCGATGGACCGGAGCGTGAAGGAGCGGGAGAGGTTTAGCCGTCCAGGCCCAGTCCGTTTTATCTACGTACCCCCTCGGAAGTCCGGCCACTCCTCACCCCCGCCGTTCGTGTCCGATGGCCTGATAGGCGGGACGCGGGAACTTGATCTTCACGGGTTGGCGATAGATAGGATGCGCGAGCAACAGCTCACCTTTGTCGAGACGCGTCAGATGGGCTTTGAGGTCCTGGGGGATGAACCGGTAGGCAGACTCCGAGAGTTCCGTAGAATCGCTTCGGCCGATCACCCGGCTGGAGCAGTTACCGATGACCTGGGGGTGGACCTCGCTCATGAACTGCTCGGCCGAGAGAAGCACCACGCCTAAGGATCGGCCTCTGGCCGCAATGTCCAATACAAACTCGAGAATCGATGAGTCCCCTTGCCCCCGGCCTGCTGGAGCGTACTTGTTCAGCTCGTCCACGAAGAGAAGCACCCGCCGAGGAAGCTCGGCCTGCTCGTCGAGCGTCGCCTCAGCGTACATCCCGTACACTTCCTGGATGATGTGCCCGAACACCAAAGCGCGTTCCTCATCGGTCAGCTTAGCGATGTCCACCACATAGGTCTGACCGCCTTTGATTTTCCGGATATCATCACCGAGATTCACAGCACGTCGCGGGTTCCGCTGTGGCACGAAAACCCCTGACTGGCGGTTCCTCACCACGCGCCTTAGGACTCGAACGAACCGTCCGACGGACGATGCTGCCACTTCACGGAATTTTTGCGGGATACCCTTGTCCATAAGCGGAGGGCCGTTGAGGAGCTGATCCCAGGTACTTACGTCTTTCCAGGAGGGCTCCTGGTTCAGGATTCCCTGCTGCACCTCCCCGATGAGAGCCCCGAGGGTATCCCATGGGTCCGGGACTCGGATGAGGAGGCTCAGGCCCGGGCCCGGAGCGTCACGTCGTCCGATCACGTCTTCCAGGGAGTAGGCATACATCTGAAACTGGTCAGGGGGCTCCCCGAAGCAGTTGGGAAGGCCGGTGGTCTGGGTGTCCTTCCCGCATGGAAGGAGGTACCGGACATTGCGGAATGGCTGCGGCTTGACCCCGAGCGCCTCCCAAAGCTCGTGATCCTCCGGCGTGAACCCCCGGGCGGGTTTGTCAATGACCAGGAGATCGTTCTGCTTCACGTTCAGGATGATGACCGCGATGTCAGCCTCCCCCACTGTCTGGAGGATGGACTGGATGAGAAACATGGCGTAGGAGGTCTTGGTGGCCAGCCCGGAGATCCCCGAGATCGTCACGTGTGCCCCTTCGGGGCCCAAGACATACCGGGCATCCAGATAGACACGGGCCCGGGTACCATTTGACATGGTGATAAGGCCCGCCGGGATTCTATCCTCCTCCGGCATCTTGTCGATTCCGAGCGAAACATGGATGCCTGCCTCATCCGCGAAGGCAATAGGCGCCTCGCTCTGAACCGGCATGTAGATATCCCGATCATTGGCAAGGACCCCGACCTCCGCGATGTTGGCCCCCTGGCGTGGTGTGTTAGCTATCTCCTCCACATTCCCGAAGTCGTTGGAGATGTAGTTTGAGAGATGAGACGGGGCATCCGTGATCTGCCGGATGTTGGTCACCAGGCCAAAGGTCCGGCTGCCTTCCATCTGTTCGACGGCGATGATGTCGAACGGGTTCACCACCTGGCCCGGGGCGAGCCAGAAGTAGAACTTCTCCGAAGAGCTGGGCTCGCGCTCAGTGGCCGAAGCCCGGCCGATGACTTGGGGTTTCTTCTCTTCAGCCATCAGACGACACTCCTTCCGGCCGGGGCATAGAGCTTGGCCTTCTCAGGCCAGCGGAGCCCCGCTTTCAGCGCCTCCGGGGATAGGAAACCATTTTTCACGGCTTGCTCGGCGAGAAAGATCCCGTAGAGATGAGCGTGCCAGCGGACGTCCCTTCCGTGTGGCGTTTCCGACCGCTCACCGACAAGGGCTCGCGACAGCTCGTCGATCACCTCCGACGGCACCGGCTCTCCAGAGGGGTTCGGATACTGCACCTTCACCACGCCCATCAAGGGATAGTCTAGGTGTTTCTGGGGGCGAATGCGAACATACCAAACCGCGACAGTGCCCGACAGCACGCTAAAGCCCGCCGTCCGATGCGCGTCGTCAAGCCTGGCCAGAAGCTGATAAAGGTTGAACTTCTCCCGTCTTCCGCGTTCCCCCTTGACACTGAACTGGGGCTCCCGGCTAAAGGACTTGGCCACCCCGAGAAACTGCCGGCCGTCCCGCCACTCCCGGAACTCGCTGCCGAGGCCGCCATCGAGGACCAGCCAGTGATCCTCCAACCTTGAAAGCTCGCGGGCAATATCCCATTCGAGCATCCGCATCCGCCAGTTGGCTTTATGGGCAGCCTTGGACCGAGGTTCTTTTACCCCAGTGCCTTGGGTGTACGCGTCCTCTTCCTTAAGATTCACAAAGTCAAAGCGGTCCCCAGCCCGTTTGACGGTCTCCTGGACCTTAGGTCCAAAGGAAACCGCATCACGGTCCATCAGAAGGAGCAGCTTATGCGCCGACTTCGCCACGTGAACCTGACCGTCGTCCTCGCGGAAGACCGCAACTGCCCCGATCTGCGCGACGTGGACTGGAGTCTGGCGGTCCCCTTCAATAGCTGTCCCGATAAAATACGTCCGGGCTGAGCCATCGAGGAAATAGCGGTAGATGTGTTTCTCCGGTCGGTAGAGCGGTGGGACGGGAACATAGGTGGCACGGCTCGGAGCCTCGATCAGCACGTCAAGGATCTTGTCATCCGTTCCGGTCCTGATGCGGTCGTACACTTCTTCCTGATCCGGCCGCATCAGGTCTTCTAAGGCCTGCCCGGTCGCCGGCAGAATCTCTGCCTCCTGGGCAATAACCTCCAAGGCGGGGCGGAGACCAAGAAAAGGGTTAGGCACCCTTCTCTCCCGCAGTCGTTTCGACAGTCATGAGCCACTTTACAAAAGCTTCAGGTAAGCCGTGCTCTTTCGCGCCCCGAATGTAGAACTCCACATATTTCGCCGTCGGCTTAAGACCTTCCCTGATCTTCGAAGGTCGTGCGAGGTATACCCATGCCTCGACCATCTTTCCCTCGGCGTCCCCAACCTCAATCGGCATTTTCTTGCGCTCATAGTGGGAGGGGTAACCCTCATATCTATCCAGATCCGCCAACTGCTTTCGTGTCAGATCATACAGCACACCCAACACAGCTTCTCCTTCGCAAGACACCACGTTCCCCTTGTCAGTGCAGTCATCTCCGAGTTTGTTGAACACCAGCCTGAAGCCGTGGAGCTGTCCCGTCGCAACCTTCTTGGGCTTTCCCACCCTCTGAATCAGCCGCTCAGCGCACATGTTGGATCCGTAAGCGAAGTACCACATATCCGTTAGCCCAAATCCTGAAGGGAGGATCGAATTTCAGCCAACTCCTCGGCAGTCAGGTCCCAGAGTTTGGCGGCCACTCGATCCACTTGGTCCTCGATTTCTTGGACCCCGGCTGAGTCGCAGGTAGCGGCGGCCTTGTGCGCGGCCTCGGACAGTTCCCATAGCTTCAAGTGGGTGCGGTCCTTGTCTGAGAGCTTTGGGATGCGGATGTTTTCCAGGATGTGCGTGTCCATGGAGATCTCAACAGCATAGGCGGCTACAACCAACCGTGCCGGAGCTGAATTCAACACTGCACAGAGATAGTGTGCCTCTTCCCTGGAATTTACGTGCACCATCATGAGTTTGTGGTCCGGGATCACAGGCCGTCTCTTCACTGGACCGACGACTGCTGCCGTAAGGCCGGCCGCCTGCTCCCGCCACACGACCTTATAGGGAGAGAAAGTGTAGTCGCCTACGGCAAATATCGAGTAAAAGGGACCACGATCCATGAGGTGCCGGACTGCCTGGGTCTTTCTTGCGTGCAGCACGGACTCGAAGCGCTTGAGATAAGCATATGCTTTTGGATACTTGCGTTTCATTACAGCTTCGGCGATGCCCATGCGAGTCTTTGGGTCTTGGGTCATTAGGATATGGGCTGACGGTTCTGCCTTCCACCGATTCACATCCCGGCCTCGGATCAAGGGGTAGAGGAGATCAGCTTCGATAGCCGCCTGGGTGCTTTCGACCTTACGTTTTGCTCCCTCGGTGAGGTTGGAGACTATCGCCAAGCCAGCTGGGCGAGTGCCAGTAATCTCGACCCAGTAGACGGCATTGGCGCCGCCAGTGAATGAACCGGCATACGCGCGGTATTCCGACGGACCGAGAATGCGCCGGAGAGCCCGGAGGGCCTTGGGCTTGGCAGTGATCCACGCAGAGGTCTTGTCCTTCGAGTCGACGGGCTCGGCGTGCCAGCGCTTGAAGGTGACTAGCTCTTTCGTAACCTCCTCATACGGGGTATCGAACCCGATGGTGCTCCCGCGGCCCTCCTTCTTCTTAACCCAGGAGGAGTACGAGACCGGGTAGCGTACGGGATACCCTTTGCCGAGCACAGCGACGCTGGTCCTGTTCGTGGCGCCCTCGAACGGCTTCAGTTCTACCATGTCCTCAACCACAAGAGGGCCAACAGGCGTCTTGTCCGGCAGAACAAATCGGCGGAAGCCCTGCCCGGCCCCCGAGGTCTTGAAGAGGCTCTGAGAGAGGACAAAGCCAAGCTTCCCCCTACGCACCAAGTACTTGTCCAGCGAGACGTACGCCATCAGCATGGAGATATCTTTCTTCCCCTTGCCCAGGATGGTGTCCATCCCACCGTGGGGAAAGAGGCCATAGTGCTGCCAGATTGCAATGGAGCGCTGGCGGTATTCGTCGGGGAGGTTCTCCCAGTTGACCCAGGGGGGATTTCCGATGACGTAGTGAACAGGCTCTAAGAATAACGGTGCGAAGCCGTTCTTAATGATCCGGGCCCACACGCCGTTGAGACCCTGCGCCTCCAAGTCTGCCAGGCGGCGATATACCTCAGTGAGCACAGGCTTCGCAGCCTCGAACTCCTCCTGATAAACATCCGCAGCCTGGGCCAGTCGCCCGAGGAAGGCCTCCTCGCCCACCCGAGCTTCTACTGACTCATCAACGATGTTGGCTAAGGTCTCCATCCGCTCCTTGGTGGCAAAGGTTTCAGGGATGTCAAAGACGCCCACCGAAGTCTTGAGCTTATAGAGGCCGTGCTCAAAGAGCCCTTCCCCTCTGGTTGGCGTGAGCACGGAGTCACATTGATAGACCGGGACGTCAATCCCCTCAGGAGCCAGGCGTTTGGTCTCCTTGAGTAGGTCACCCAGGGCGAGCAGATAGTTGGTGCGCGCCGCAATGACTGCCAGTGGGTTTAGATCGAAGCCGATGACGTTTTGGCGGATGGCATCTAGCGTTTCCGTCGGACCCATCTTTCGCCGAAGGGCTTCTCGCTTGACGTGGTTAATCACCAGGACTAGGAATGTCCCTGAGCCACAGCCGGGGTCGAGGATCCGCTTCGTGGGATCTCCCAGATCGTGGCCTAGAGTCTGGCGAATCAGCCGCTCCGCCAGCCAGTCCGGTGTGTAGTACTCACCGAGATCGTGTCGAATCTCGCGGGGCAGGAGGTAGTGATAGAGCTTCTTCAGCAGGTCCCGAGCATACTCCGGAGCAAGTTCCAGAGAACCCGGATCATACTCGGAGAGCCGCCGGACCATCCGCTGGAGCTCGTGATACAGATCGTCATCCCACGCCGAGAGATACCAACCAAAGAAGTCGCCTTCGAGGAAGTTCCGAATGCCATATTCTCGGAAGAGTCCTCCGCGCTCAAGGGACACAAAGCTGCTCCGAAGCTCGTCTGAGTTCTCTGCGGCCATGTGAGCGAAAGGGACTTTACTGCCACCTGCGTAGCGAGCGGCGGCCAAGGACGCGATTAGCTTGATCAGGAGGGCGTAGTACGTATGGAGGGCAAAGAAGACCTTCGCGGGCTCCGTATACTTGGGGTCGAGCCCGACGCCGCGGACGAAGGCGCGGAACTCCTCCTTGGCTTCCAACCGCTCCGACCACTCTCTGTAATCCGTGGCCTCGCTGAAGAAGAGGCGCCACTGCTCGAAGAGCTTTTCAACCAGCGGGTGTCTCGCACTGTGGAGCGACCGGTAAATCGTCCGGACCGCCCGTTGAGCTTCGATGTTCTTCGGGCCAAAATCGTTGATAAGGTTCTCAGGGATGAGTGCGGCGCCCGTCGCCAGTGCGAAGAGCAGCCG contains:
- a CDS encoding DNA-processing protein DprA: MAADRFVAVVGARALPEAWASQVAEVVRFFLGRGWGIGSGGARGADEYALRAVLAAGRKACARSVVFLPGSLAEAPSGLVRVFVRRGGRVVEGSGSGRAALLSRSRRLARESAGVVAFLWGPSRGSVFTAREAARAGKPVAVVLAGGGAEPPRFSGGRWEACTLGPVTAFRWVAEASESGEPGLTALGRIFVVPEGEPVHELLSHISGLSQGERLWFEQGVLVGDTVLVPHERLDDGKPVRLGVERLMRRLRCSAREAYELGELLLALEAGPEVIAHYEAEARARGLQAVLQELYWLVVDLARVEEASEADALAHAERLNGRAEWVTTEGVLPLDAGAAEDEPALTPDAWHRLGSIHPEGIRCPGCGLEYEADDEAAELPSCPRCGVADTWEAHQDQAFRALIAEIEGCASLAELAALGKRLYALRLSHDQAGVAWSHYQIQKAKLEVALTPGFLANALLRDVIHADTRVLPRLGAWLYRRQRVKGSALSSPEWRRIWQAYQARRLARPA
- a CDS encoding DUF262 domain-containing protein — encoded protein: MIGHPLKVRELLDEIERGQVLLPEIQRAYVWKGPQVTKLVDSLYREYPAGQILLWDTVELPITKHLEGVEAPRLPSPGQPKIVLDGQQRVTSLYKALVKGQDGIEVYFNLDAEQFQLYHRRLKADPLWVPLRAVFNNEQPDLEILRGIEAAGGPGLNDPRSQIYLDRLQKLKRVGEYKFPIEIFRSDDYEEVTELFIRVNSAGTRLRAAELVLAQLALRLPGAIVEKFENALDEYEGLGFSLDARFLMRAFIAIGTRQSRFRYLTEFWKKSQDELRGIWERTERAVDSAVNFVRQNARFESSEWLPSLNALIPIAAYFDRQRKIVKDVETGLLRWFYLASLRGRYSVSLETGLDEDLKAFGAADPIAELVKNLGPLGSLEVSADEFDDAGWRNPLFPMTYAVARKRRAKDWFRGIALGTDVVGEEQQIHIHHIFPKALLKEAGVRRKDRDEIANLAFLAARPNRQISKRPPDEYLAEIADQHPDRLEAQCIPKDRSLWKLDRFQDFLVTRRELMAAAVNDLIRNPAL
- a CDS encoding ATP-binding protein, which encodes MAEEKKPQVIGRASATEREPSSSEKFYFWLAPGQVVNPFDIIAVEQMEGSRTFGLVTNIRQITDAPSHLSNYISNDFGNVEEIANTPRQGANIAEVGVLANDRDIYMPVQSEAPIAFADEAGIHVSLGIDKMPEEDRIPAGLITMSNGTRARVYLDARYVLGPEGAHVTISGISGLATKTSYAMFLIQSILQTVGEADIAVIILNVKQNDLLVIDKPARGFTPEDHELWEALGVKPQPFRNVRYLLPCGKDTQTTGLPNCFGEPPDQFQMYAYSLEDVIGRRDAPGPGLSLLIRVPDPWDTLGALIGEVQQGILNQEPSWKDVSTWDQLLNGPPLMDKGIPQKFREVAASSVGRFVRVLRRVVRNRQSGVFVPQRNPRRAVNLGDDIRKIKGGQTYVVDIAKLTDEERALVFGHIIQEVYGMYAEATLDEQAELPRRVLLFVDELNKYAPAGRGQGDSSILEFVLDIAARGRSLGVVLLSAEQFMSEVHPQVIGNCSSRVIGRSDSTELSESAYRFIPQDLKAHLTRLDKGELLLAHPIYRQPVKIKFPRPAYQAIGHERRG
- a CDS encoding gamma-glutamylcyclotransferase; this translates as MWYFAYGSNMCAERLIQRVGKPKKVATGQLHGFRLVFNKLGDDCTDKGNVVSCEGEAVLGVLYDLTRKQLADLDRYEGYPSHYERKKMPIEVGDAEGKMVEAWVYLARPSKIREGLKPTAKYVEFYIRGAKEHGLPEAFVKWLMTVETTAGEKGA
- a CDS encoding N-6 DNA methylase, with product MQPDPTTLDQLASRLAPNFAQRLLSIATPDRTEADFRREVARLLDYVVSDAQIPLNVREEYHVARGRVDAVYNRLVIEYERPGSLSEKLATKGNQHAIQQVKDYILGVAKRERREAHRLAGVAVDGRYFIFIRRVGEGWSDPELLPVTPGSAERFLRLLFALATGAALIPENLINDFGPKNIEAQRAVRTIYRSLHSARHPLVEKLFEQWRLFFSEATDYREWSERLEAKEEFRAFVRGVGLDPKYTEPAKVFFALHTYYALLIKLIASLAAARYAGGSKVPFAHMAAENSDELRSSFVSLERGGLFREYGIRNFLEGDFFGWYLSAWDDDLYHELQRMVRRLSEYDPGSLELAPEYARDLLKKLYHYLLPREIRHDLGEYYTPDWLAERLIRQTLGHDLGDPTKRILDPGCGSGTFLVLVINHVKREALRRKMGPTETLDAIRQNVIGFDLNPLAVIAARTNYLLALGDLLKETKRLAPEGIDVPVYQCDSVLTPTRGEGLFEHGLYKLKTSVGVFDIPETFATKERMETLANIVDESVEARVGEEAFLGRLAQAADVYQEEFEAAKPVLTEVYRRLADLEAQGLNGVWARIIKNGFAPLFLEPVHYVIGNPPWVNWENLPDEYRQRSIAIWQHYGLFPHGGMDTILGKGKKDISMLMAYVSLDKYLVRRGKLGFVLSQSLFKTSGAGQGFRRFVLPDKTPVGPLVVEDMVELKPFEGATNRTSVAVLGKGYPVRYPVSYSSWVKKKEGRGSTIGFDTPYEEVTKELVTFKRWHAEPVDSKDKTSAWITAKPKALRALRRILGPSEYRAYAGSFTGGANAVYWVEITGTRPAGLAIVSNLTEGAKRKVESTQAAIEADLLYPLIRGRDVNRWKAEPSAHILMTQDPKTRMGIAEAVMKRKYPKAYAYLKRFESVLHARKTQAVRHLMDRGPFYSIFAVGDYTFSPYKVVWREQAAGLTAAVVGPVKRRPVIPDHKLMMVHVNSREEAHYLCAVLNSAPARLVVAAYAVEISMDTHILENIRIPKLSDKDRTHLKLWELSEAAHKAAATCDSAGVQEIEDQVDRVAAKLWDLTAEELAEIRSSLQDLG